Proteins encoded together in one Candidatus Binatia bacterium window:
- a CDS encoding ABC transporter permease: MTTQPLGELWRQRELLASLTVRDLRSRYAGSSAGLLWAVLNPLIQLAILTTVFSLVLQIRLGGPTGVPFAVTLAWGFLPWLALQEGLAKATTSLVDGGVLVRRMAFRPEIVVVQPVLAAVIQQMVGLVLLIAVMPLLGDGVSASVLLCIIPLMIQIAFGIGIGWILGVLHVYFRDTAQVVTAALQAWFYLTPIVYTLEVAPASLRGLLSLNPLCGIVEGFRGFAVGAPVSWGALAYSAAWALAALLVGAFAIDRARSEISDLV, translated from the coding sequence CGTGCGGGATCTGCGCTCCCGCTACGCGGGTTCGAGCGCAGGCCTGCTCTGGGCGGTCCTGAACCCCCTGATTCAGCTCGCGATCCTCACCACGGTATTCTCACTGGTTCTCCAGATCCGCCTCGGCGGGCCCACGGGGGTTCCGTTTGCCGTCACGCTGGCCTGGGGCTTTCTGCCCTGGCTCGCCCTGCAGGAGGGGCTCGCAAAAGCCACGACTTCCCTGGTGGATGGGGGCGTCCTGGTCCGTCGGATGGCCTTCCGCCCTGAGATCGTGGTGGTCCAGCCGGTTCTGGCCGCGGTGATCCAGCAGATGGTCGGATTGGTGCTCTTGATAGCCGTGATGCCCCTGTTGGGGGACGGCGTTTCGGCCTCCGTGCTGCTCTGCATCATCCCATTGATGATCCAGATCGCCTTTGGCATCGGAATCGGTTGGATTCTGGGGGTATTGCACGTCTATTTCCGCGATACGGCCCAAGTCGTTACGGCCGCTCTGCAGGCATGGTTCTACCTGACGCCCATCGTCTACACCTTGGAGGTTGCTCCAGCCTCTCTCCGGGGACTCCTTTCTCTCAATCCGCTGTGCGGAATAGTCGAGGGATTTCGGGGGTTTGCGGTCGGAGCGCCGGTGTCGTGGGGAGCCCTGGCCTACAGCGCGGCATGGGCGTTGGCAGCTCTCTTGGTAGGCGCCTTCGCCATCGACCGGGCACGGTCCGAGATTTCAGATCTGGTATGA
- a CDS encoding glycosyltransferase family 39 protein translates to MSQRTFVIFVLGLLGMRFATLPLLPALDPSEARYAVVARDMLQSGDFVTPMIWANGEYTPFFSKPPLLFWLQAGTMAALGVTELAARLPPFLASVCVLLVTWFTLRRYVASEVLRGSLLVLTSSPLFFLSAGIGLTDMLLCLSVGGALFSHYAFTREDDPVRARRWSLVTFALLGIGMLTKGPIALVEFGLPALAWSAWNRRLDDLARQAWWPGLLVFLLLWVPWFALTERANAGFLEYFFVNENFLRFFASEYGDRYGGGHKFPPGAAIVFFLLAFLPWLVLLAWHLRAPDARRLAKQRLGRSDLQFLGFAVVGNILFLSFSRHILGTYVLPVLPAAAVLLAAIFASLGLSAARQGRIAVGLVVVYSLAMILGMPLIEGGWSSQTILARAEAFQAERGAEGRIVFVEKRPFSARFYGGPNIDQIPWDAGNEHYEWYLDPPNGHLMILRRHHPDIVDPYVTDRLRRVEEIGRYTIWEPIEPN, encoded by the coding sequence GTGAGCCAACGCACCTTCGTGATCTTCGTCCTCGGCCTCTTGGGGATGCGATTCGCCACCCTGCCGCTCCTCCCCGCCCTCGACCCGAGCGAGGCCCGCTATGCCGTCGTCGCGCGCGACATGCTGCAAAGCGGCGACTTCGTCACGCCGATGATCTGGGCGAACGGGGAGTACACCCCGTTCTTCAGCAAGCCTCCTCTCCTCTTCTGGTTGCAGGCCGGGACGATGGCGGCCCTCGGCGTCACCGAACTGGCGGCGAGACTCCCTCCCTTCCTCGCTTCGGTCTGCGTCCTGCTGGTGACGTGGTTCACGCTCCGGCGCTATGTGGCGTCGGAGGTACTGCGGGGCTCGCTCCTCGTTCTCACGTCGTCGCCCCTCTTCTTCCTGAGCGCGGGTATCGGACTCACCGACATGCTGCTCTGCCTGTCCGTCGGCGGCGCCCTCTTCTCCCACTATGCGTTCACGCGTGAGGACGACCCGGTGCGCGCGCGGCGGTGGAGTCTCGTGACGTTCGCTTTGCTGGGAATCGGCATGCTCACGAAGGGACCGATCGCGCTGGTCGAGTTCGGCCTGCCGGCGCTCGCCTGGAGTGCCTGGAACCGGCGTCTCGACGATCTCGCGAGGCAGGCGTGGTGGCCCGGCCTCCTCGTGTTTCTGCTCCTCTGGGTTCCCTGGTTCGCCCTGACGGAGCGAGCCAACGCCGGATTCCTCGAGTACTTCTTTGTCAACGAGAACTTCCTGCGCTTTTTCGCATCGGAGTACGGCGATCGGTACGGCGGGGGACACAAGTTTCCGCCCGGCGCTGCGATCGTGTTCTTCCTTCTGGCGTTCCTCCCGTGGCTCGTCCTACTGGCCTGGCACTTGCGGGCGCCCGACGCGCGACGGCTCGCGAAACAACGTCTCGGGCGCAGTGATCTCCAGTTCCTCGGGTTCGCGGTGGTCGGCAACATTCTGTTTTTGAGCTTCTCTCGACACATCCTCGGCACGTATGTTCTGCCGGTGCTGCCCGCGGCGGCGGTCCTGCTCGCCGCGATCTTCGCGAGCCTCGGCCTCAGCGCTGCGCGACAGGGACGAATCGCGGTCGGACTCGTCGTCGTCTACTCGCTCGCGATGATCCTCGGCATGCCTCTGATCGAGGGCGGATGGTCCTCGCAAACAATTCTCGCGCGGGCCGAGGCCTTCCAGGCCGAGCGCGGCGCGGAAGGCCGGATCGTCTTCGTGGAGAAGCGACCGTTCTCGGCCCGCTTCTACGGCGGGCCGAATATCGACCAAATCCCCTGGGATGCCGGGAACGAGCACTACGAGTGGTACCTCGATCCGCCGAACGGCCACCTCATGATCCTCAGGCGCCATCACCCGGACATCGTCGACCCGTACGTCACCGACCGACTACGCCGGGTGGAGGAGATCGGCCGCTACACGATCTGGGAGCCGATCGAGCCGAACTAG
- a CDS encoding sialidase family protein, with protein sequence MKPLVVAAVVLGLAASLFGGACTRGPGMGPVLQLNESDGGAGSFSWAYYTSLVADGDRVAVAWMNQNGKQNRNAMFRRSNDRGQTWSPEFALNEPDFSRTISVVPTLHMLPAENEILALWQARRNEAGQKFVLVRQSTDFGETWGDITTLNVRRQSFLPVFAQRPDGAMIVAWTDERNVFRDIYANRSLDGGKTWLEPDVLVSKLPRSEAGAPALAIGEGDEAYLVWEERPHSQKESGLPFMSTASSANMGAKWTRPEPVDTGEEPLPSPMWPQLIYNDGLLTLVWTGGITGETNRSWMWMSQSRDGGKTWDGPIEIYAGKTQAFFHMKTKGPQLYLAWHGGEDDKLGRIYWNVSDDGGKTWRAPWTAPIRLDKAPAGNALHPRIALAEDSDNVAITWQEGNTRVALSVSRDLGKTWVLNDATVMTDTAGNQLRHPQVAVSDDEAYVLWERWPDKKKHIKSFADVNKVLPKDNFVRRVDVGR encoded by the coding sequence ATGAAGCCGTTGGTCGTGGCTGCAGTAGTGCTGGGCTTGGCTGCCAGCTTGTTTGGTGGGGCATGCACCCGCGGTCCGGGCATGGGGCCGGTTCTGCAGCTCAACGAGAGTGACGGCGGCGCAGGCTCCTTCTCGTGGGCGTATTACACATCGCTCGTTGCAGATGGGGATCGCGTGGCCGTCGCCTGGATGAACCAGAACGGCAAGCAGAACCGGAACGCGATGTTCCGTCGCTCGAATGACCGTGGGCAGACCTGGTCTCCGGAGTTCGCGCTGAACGAGCCCGACTTCTCCAGGACGATCTCCGTCGTGCCGACGCTTCACATGTTGCCCGCTGAGAACGAGATCCTCGCGCTGTGGCAGGCACGTCGGAACGAAGCCGGGCAGAAGTTCGTGCTCGTGCGGCAATCGACCGACTTCGGCGAGACCTGGGGCGACATCACGACGTTGAACGTTCGGAGACAGTCCTTTCTGCCGGTTTTCGCGCAGCGGCCCGACGGCGCGATGATCGTTGCGTGGACCGATGAGCGCAACGTTTTCCGCGACATCTACGCGAACCGAAGCCTCGATGGCGGCAAGACCTGGCTCGAGCCGGATGTGCTCGTGTCGAAGCTGCCACGAAGCGAGGCGGGCGCTCCGGCGCTCGCGATCGGTGAGGGCGACGAGGCGTACCTCGTTTGGGAAGAACGGCCTCACAGCCAGAAGGAAAGCGGCCTGCCGTTCATGTCGACGGCTTCCTCGGCAAACATGGGCGCAAAGTGGACCCGGCCAGAGCCGGTCGACACGGGTGAGGAGCCGCTTCCGAGTCCGATGTGGCCGCAGCTCATCTACAACGACGGTCTACTCACCCTCGTGTGGACAGGCGGTATCACCGGCGAGACGAACCGCAGCTGGATGTGGATGAGCCAGTCCAGAGACGGCGGCAAGACCTGGGACGGGCCGATCGAGATCTACGCTGGAAAGACCCAGGCCTTCTTCCATATGAAGACCAAGGGCCCTCAGCTCTATCTTGCGTGGCACGGCGGCGAGGACGACAAGCTGGGACGCATCTACTGGAACGTGTCGGACGACGGTGGAAAGACGTGGCGTGCTCCGTGGACGGCGCCCATTCGCCTGGACAAGGCGCCGGCGGGTAACGCGTTGCATCCGCGAATCGCGCTCGCCGAAGACAGCGACAACGTCGCGATCACGTGGCAGGAAGGAAACACGCGCGTGGCTCTGTCGGTGTCGCGTGACCTCGGCAAGACCTGGGTTCTGAACGATGCGACCGTCATGACCGACACTGCGGGCAACCAGCTTCGCCACCCGCAGGTCGCGGTGTCGGACGACGAGGCCTACGTGCTCTGGGAGCGCTGGCCCGACAAGAAGAAGCACATCAAGAGCTTCGCGGACGTCAATAAGGTCCTGCCCAAGGACAACTTCGTGCGCCGCGTGGACGTCGGCCGCTGA
- a CDS encoding efflux RND transporter periplasmic adaptor subunit, whose protein sequence is MRSRRVTASLFGVGAIALVAAVSGWDDAPRGDGAPPTARALRGDVTQSLVEPGTLRAARSVTLASEIRSNRAKIVSLLPDGTWVEPGDTVLRFDPTPFEEERLKALADVRDAEAATVRAEQERKLQIAKAEESLESTRHAVRLAELNLEAFEKGTGALNVREAEVRAAEMGAELSRAREDLMDMERMLRQGFVSAEEVSRQRGRVENLGRQDGLQGDRLRTAREIHYPRDLERSRNQLEEAEDAVARAEGVLYYTREYYRAVRESAQRKEESTRTALGRVDEQLAKTQITTPIAGFLVLQDIPLENGKRRPQVGDSVWSGVPIATVPDLSKMQLTAFVREVDLHRVSVGMAADVAIEAYPDLRLEGRIGHIGSLAENVVDSPWKFFPVTLTLATTDDRLRPGMSARVEFELARSEDVVRVPADAIFTRGDRRVVYIRHGSSVAEHEVSLGLANETHVEIRAGIDEGDELLLESPGGSVAFQPLPEPRA, encoded by the coding sequence ATGCGCTCTCGGCGAGTGACCGCGTCCCTGTTCGGGGTCGGCGCCATCGCACTGGTCGCCGCCGTCAGCGGGTGGGACGACGCCCCACGAGGAGACGGGGCCCCACCCACCGCGCGCGCGCTGCGCGGCGACGTCACGCAGAGCCTGGTCGAGCCCGGCACTCTTCGCGCCGCCCGCTCGGTCACGTTGGCATCCGAGATCCGCAGCAACCGCGCCAAGATCGTGTCCCTCCTCCCCGACGGAACCTGGGTCGAGCCGGGCGACACCGTGCTGCGTTTCGATCCGACCCCGTTCGAGGAGGAGCGTTTGAAGGCGCTCGCAGACGTGCGAGATGCCGAAGCGGCCACTGTCCGCGCGGAGCAGGAGCGAAAGCTCCAGATCGCGAAGGCCGAGGAGTCGCTCGAGAGCACGCGCCACGCGGTCCGACTCGCCGAGCTGAATCTCGAAGCCTTCGAGAAGGGAACCGGCGCGCTGAACGTTCGCGAAGCGGAAGTCCGGGCGGCGGAAATGGGCGCGGAACTCTCTCGCGCGCGCGAAGACCTGATGGACATGGAACGCATGCTCCGCCAGGGATTCGTGAGCGCCGAAGAAGTCTCCCGTCAACGCGGTCGGGTCGAGAACCTCGGCCGTCAAGACGGGCTTCAGGGCGATCGCCTTCGTACCGCCCGCGAGATCCACTACCCGCGAGACCTCGAACGGTCGCGGAACCAACTCGAGGAGGCTGAGGACGCGGTCGCCCGCGCCGAGGGCGTCCTGTACTACACACGCGAGTACTACCGCGCCGTTCGAGAAAGCGCGCAACGCAAAGAGGAGTCGACGCGAACGGCCCTCGGTCGGGTCGACGAGCAACTCGCGAAAACGCAGATCACGACCCCGATCGCGGGCTTCCTGGTCTTGCAGGACATCCCACTGGAGAACGGCAAGCGGCGTCCGCAGGTCGGCGATTCGGTGTGGAGCGGCGTGCCGATTGCCACCGTGCCCGACCTCTCGAAGATGCAGCTCACCGCCTTCGTGCGCGAGGTCGATCTCCATCGAGTCTCCGTGGGGATGGCCGCCGACGTGGCCATCGAGGCCTACCCCGACCTCCGGCTCGAGGGTCGAATCGGCCACATCGGCAGTCTCGCCGAGAACGTCGTGGACTCCCCATGGAAGTTCTTCCCGGTCACCCTGACGCTCGCGACCACCGACGACCGACTACGCCCGGGCATGTCGGCACGCGTCGAATTCGAGCTCGCGCGATCCGAAGATGTAGTCCGGGTTCCGGCGGACGCCATTTTCACGCGCGGGGACAGACGGGTCGTCTACATCCGCCACGGGAGCTCGGTCGCCGAGCACGAGGTCTCGCTCGGACTCGCGAACGAGACCCACGTCGAGATCCGCGCCGGGATCGATGAAGGAGACGAGCTTCTCCTGGAATCGCCGGGCGGCTCTGTTGCATTCCAACCGCTTCCGGAGCCGCGAGCGTGA
- a CDS encoding ABC transporter permease: MAASSEPGRISARDVARAALGGVRLYRLRSALTIASFAAGTAAAVALLSITGGARLELLERIQRLGANLVSVHAVGEAGREAPPALTIADATAIAQALPFARDVAPVRVVPASVLLPDEQLTVQVVGTTQDYFALRGLSFARGRPFSVEESDGGAAVCVAGDETARRLAREGPVYGSHVKVGERWCRVVGILEPEASTTGEDTDRRLYVPILTTLRHDLSERQGLGEILLRISDDVDPERAAQVVKRALLRRHDGVEHFAIETAQALLRQQRSTRGLLDTLLAAVAVLALCLGGIALGSQAWQSVSLRRREIAIRRAIGARREEILVQFLLEGILLASAGAAVGVGLGVAGAALAATLGEWPWVVPASRLASTLAIILFLGVAATIYPAYRAATLDPVEALRSER, from the coding sequence ATGGCCGCTTCGTCTGAGCCCGGCCGAATCTCCGCGCGTGACGTCGCCCGCGCCGCGCTTGGCGGCGTTCGGCTCTATCGCCTCCGATCCGCCCTCACGATCGCGAGTTTCGCCGCCGGGACGGCAGCCGCGGTCGCGCTGCTGTCGATCACGGGCGGCGCTCGCCTGGAGCTGCTCGAGCGAATCCAGCGCCTTGGCGCGAATCTGGTGAGCGTGCATGCCGTCGGAGAAGCGGGGCGCGAGGCTCCGCCCGCCCTGACCATCGCCGACGCCACCGCGATCGCACAGGCGCTGCCATTCGCTCGTGACGTCGCGCCGGTGCGCGTCGTGCCCGCAAGCGTCCTCCTTCCCGATGAACAGCTGACGGTCCAAGTGGTGGGCACGACACAAGACTACTTCGCCCTACGCGGACTGTCGTTCGCCCGCGGACGCCCGTTCTCGGTCGAAGAGAGCGATGGAGGAGCCGCGGTCTGCGTCGCGGGAGACGAGACGGCCCGCCGACTTGCGCGCGAGGGCCCGGTCTACGGCTCGCACGTGAAGGTCGGCGAGCGATGGTGCCGGGTCGTCGGAATCCTGGAGCCAGAGGCCTCGACCACGGGCGAAGACACCGATCGCCGCCTCTACGTCCCGATCCTCACGACGCTACGCCACGACCTTTCCGAGCGACAAGGACTCGGCGAGATCCTGCTCCGAATCTCGGACGACGTCGATCCCGAACGCGCCGCGCAGGTCGTAAAGCGCGCGCTGCTGCGACGACACGACGGCGTCGAGCACTTCGCCATCGAGACCGCGCAGGCCCTCCTGCGTCAACAACGGAGCACCCGGGGCTTACTGGATACGCTTCTCGCCGCCGTGGCGGTCCTGGCCCTCTGCCTCGGCGGCATCGCCCTCGGGAGCCAGGCGTGGCAAAGCGTTTCCCTGCGGCGGCGCGAGATCGCGATCCGCCGGGCGATCGGTGCGAGGCGGGAAGAAATCCTCGTGCAGTTTCTCCTCGAGGGGATCCTGCTCGCGTCCGCCGGGGCCGCGGTCGGTGTCGGCCTCGGCGTCGCCGGCGCGGCCCTCGCCGCCACCCTCGGCGAGTGGCCGTGGGTCGTGCCGGCCAGTAGACTCGCAAGCACACTGGCGATCATCCTGTTCCTCGGCGTCGCAGCCACGATTTATCCGGCCTACCGGGCCGCGACGCTCGACCCGGTCGAGGCGCTCCGCAGCGAGCGCTGA
- a CDS encoding TolC family protein codes for MQPTTQRRSPGAHFRRQTLAVLLWTALLLPGAARAAQVDLAGCVKLALARNPQILDAIDAELSARLTLEVAEVEYDLQVTPTIDGGLQGSNTTNQNFELLLRRKFLPTGTQVDVKGSSRVFSTVPQVSVPYFSEARVTVAQPLLQGWTAIENRSGLDEAERRLGSSEHAIEVAREETVFQIVRAYYEVVRAEQLLEVARRSRTRVRALKDAAEARLELGKVSKMDVYRADIQEARVLNTLADQEARRAGALDNLKLLLGLDPRVDLQIDPRLQGPTVTELKGVNLEDQADNQRPEVREARAEVADSERKLVLAKYGLWPALDLVGHYAQQGFGESFGDSFNLDRTEWNVGFRSSVPLDRTIQKAALTEAEIALRSRERNYRQLRGQVVGQVRQAVRQLDRARAESELAARIATQASQQEELARYRYEKGLTDNFDLVQAEEQLTEARAGQILATIDQAVAAGAVRRATGTLTAAFLDLPPAAAPAVRDTGPPPGGACGKETECALGE; via the coding sequence ATGCAGCCAACGACCCAGCGACGGAGCCCCGGAGCCCACTTCAGGCGGCAGACCCTGGCCGTCCTCTTATGGACGGCCCTGCTCCTACCGGGCGCCGCCCGGGCTGCCCAGGTCGACCTCGCCGGATGCGTGAAGCTCGCCCTCGCCCGAAACCCCCAGATCCTCGATGCAATCGATGCAGAATTGTCGGCGCGGCTCACGCTCGAGGTGGCCGAAGTCGAGTACGATCTTCAGGTAACTCCCACGATCGACGGCGGCCTGCAGGGCTCAAACACGACCAACCAGAACTTCGAGCTGCTGCTGCGGCGGAAGTTCCTCCCGACCGGAACGCAAGTCGACGTCAAAGGCAGCTCTCGCGTCTTCTCCACCGTACCGCAGGTCTCGGTCCCCTACTTCAGCGAGGCCCGGGTGACCGTGGCCCAACCACTTCTTCAAGGCTGGACCGCAATCGAGAACCGATCGGGCCTCGACGAGGCCGAGCGACGCCTCGGCTCGAGCGAGCACGCGATCGAAGTCGCACGCGAAGAAACCGTGTTCCAGATCGTGCGCGCCTACTACGAGGTCGTCCGGGCCGAACAACTCCTCGAAGTCGCGCGGCGTTCGCGCACGCGCGTCCGGGCACTGAAGGACGCCGCCGAGGCTCGCCTCGAACTCGGCAAGGTCTCGAAGATGGACGTCTACCGAGCCGACATCCAAGAAGCGCGCGTCCTCAACACACTCGCCGACCAGGAGGCTCGTCGCGCGGGCGCACTCGACAACTTGAAGCTCCTCCTCGGGCTCGACCCGCGGGTCGACCTCCAGATCGACCCACGCCTCCAAGGTCCGACCGTGACCGAACTGAAGGGCGTGAACCTCGAAGACCAGGCCGACAACCAACGCCCCGAAGTTCGCGAGGCCCGGGCCGAGGTTGCCGACTCGGAACGCAAACTCGTTCTCGCGAAGTACGGGCTCTGGCCGGCACTCGACCTCGTCGGGCACTACGCACAGCAGGGCTTCGGTGAGTCGTTCGGAGACTCGTTCAACCTCGACCGCACCGAATGGAACGTCGGCTTCCGCTCATCGGTCCCGCTCGACCGAACCATCCAGAAAGCTGCGCTGACGGAAGCCGAGATTGCGCTGCGCAGCCGCGAACGGAACTACCGCCAACTCCGCGGCCAGGTGGTGGGTCAGGTGCGACAGGCAGTGCGACAGCTCGACCGCGCTCGCGCCGAGTCGGAGCTCGCCGCGCGAATTGCGACACAGGCCTCCCAGCAAGAAGAACTCGCGCGATACCGCTACGAGAAGGGCCTCACGGACAACTTCGACCTCGTCCAGGCGGAGGAACAGCTCACCGAGGCCCGCGCGGGTCAGATCCTCGCCACGATCGACCAGGCGGTCGCCGCCGGCGCCGTGCGCCGGGCCACGGGCACGCTCACCGCCGCCTTCCTGGATCTACCGCCTGCGGCGGCTCCGGCGGTTCGTGACACCGGGCCGCCACCGGGCGGCGCCTGCGGCAAGGAAACCGAATGCGCTCTCGGCGAGTGA
- a CDS encoding beta-ketoacyl-ACP synthase 3 gives MGAALPETVVGNDAVEARLGVESGWIEGRTGVRERRILADGDSLVDLAAAAARAALDQASVAPKDVDAIVVATTSGPYLFPSLACLLHERLGIGTSPAFDVAAACAGFPYAVTVADQGIRAGDHQRVLVVGADRLSALCEPTDRMTSPLFGDGAGAVVLVADEQSGEGGSGILVARLRALGDLWPILYVRSGARRPEDLPPGGEDPWMRMKGQDVFRAAVEQLVALTREVLDLAGLRPEDVQLLVPHQANVRIIRMMISQLKISPDRVGINLDRCGNTSAASIPIALEEAHRAGKLKTGDVLVVNAVGGGMTAGALVARW, from the coding sequence GTGGGGGCGGCACTTCCCGAAACGGTCGTCGGTAACGACGCCGTCGAAGCCCGACTCGGGGTCGAGTCGGGTTGGATCGAGGGCAGGACCGGCGTTCGAGAGCGGCGGATTCTTGCCGACGGTGACTCGCTCGTGGACCTGGCGGCGGCCGCCGCGCGCGCCGCGCTGGACCAGGCGAGCGTCGCCCCGAAGGATGTCGATGCGATCGTAGTGGCTACGACATCGGGCCCCTATCTCTTCCCGTCCCTCGCTTGTCTTCTGCACGAGCGTCTCGGGATCGGGACCTCGCCGGCATTCGACGTCGCGGCCGCGTGCGCCGGCTTTCCCTACGCGGTCACCGTCGCAGATCAGGGAATCCGAGCGGGGGATCACCAGCGCGTTCTCGTGGTCGGCGCCGATCGGTTGAGTGCGCTTTGTGAACCAACCGATCGCATGACGAGTCCGCTCTTCGGTGACGGGGCCGGAGCCGTCGTCCTCGTCGCGGACGAGCAGTCCGGGGAGGGCGGCAGTGGGATCCTGGTCGCGCGGTTGCGGGCGCTCGGTGATCTCTGGCCGATTCTCTACGTTCGTTCGGGCGCCCGGCGCCCCGAAGATCTTCCGCCGGGCGGCGAGGATCCCTGGATGCGGATGAAGGGACAGGATGTGTTTCGTGCCGCCGTAGAGCAGTTGGTGGCGCTGACCCGGGAGGTGCTCGATCTGGCCGGACTTCGCCCCGAAGACGTCCAGCTTCTCGTCCCGCACCAGGCGAACGTGCGCATCATCCGGATGATGATCTCGCAGTTGAAGATCTCGCCGGATCGCGTCGGGATCAACCTCGACCGGTGTGGGAACACGTCGGCCGCGTCCATTCCGATTGCCCTGGAAGAGGCGCACCGAGCCGGAAAGCTGAAGACGGGCGACGTGCTCGTGGTGAACGCGGTCGGCGGCGGCATGACGGCCGGCGCCCTCGTGGCGCGGTGGTAG
- a CDS encoding ABC transporter ATP-binding protein, whose amino-acid sequence MKAVSAKDLGKSYRRYSRPFDRALEWAGRGNRHELFQAVQDVTFDLERGETLGLVGDNGAGKTTLLAMLAGASTPTEGTLTVEGRVGSILELGAGLHGEFSGRENIFLAGQAQGLRREEIAAEVDGIIEFSELGEFIDQPVRTYSSGMFLRLAFSVATAVQPDVLVIDEALAVGDQRFQAKCTERIDAFVRRGGTLIFCSHNLYQVKKLCRQALWLDHGRVERAGPAAEVCDAYIDRSRGRVLAHKLGVADGVSPLVEVTRVEALDASGEPLHQIQTGDSATLRVWLRRAEAANVDPGVAVGVVRSDGLVCHCGSTDLDGATPRSVGGDEYYISLQFQELPLFGGSYHFNVAAIDNRRPLIMLDVREGEAPFSVTNPKTDWGVSRLPHIWTHEGLDVAGMDEGGGDHA is encoded by the coding sequence ATGAAAGCCGTCAGCGCAAAAGACCTCGGAAAAAGCTATCGCCGATACTCCCGCCCGTTTGATCGGGCGCTCGAGTGGGCCGGTCGTGGCAATCGCCATGAGCTCTTCCAGGCCGTCCAAGACGTCACGTTCGACCTCGAGCGCGGCGAAACCCTGGGCTTGGTCGGTGACAACGGGGCGGGGAAGACCACCCTGCTGGCCATGCTGGCGGGCGCTTCGACCCCGACCGAGGGGACTCTCACGGTCGAAGGTCGCGTCGGTTCGATTCTGGAGCTCGGTGCGGGACTTCACGGGGAGTTCAGCGGGCGCGAGAACATCTTCCTGGCCGGTCAGGCCCAGGGCCTGCGGCGCGAGGAGATCGCGGCCGAGGTCGACGGGATCATCGAATTCTCCGAACTCGGAGAATTCATCGACCAGCCGGTGCGGACCTATTCGTCGGGCATGTTCCTGCGACTGGCATTTTCCGTCGCCACAGCCGTCCAGCCCGACGTCCTCGTGATCGATGAGGCGTTGGCCGTGGGTGACCAGCGGTTCCAGGCCAAGTGCACCGAGCGGATCGACGCTTTCGTGCGCCGTGGCGGGACGCTGATCTTCTGCTCGCACAACCTCTACCAGGTGAAAAAGCTCTGTCGTCAGGCGCTTTGGCTCGACCATGGCCGCGTCGAGCGAGCCGGGCCGGCAGCCGAGGTCTGTGATGCCTACATCGACCGCAGCCGCGGCCGGGTGCTGGCCCACAAGCTCGGCGTTGCTGACGGTGTGTCCCCGCTGGTCGAGGTCACGCGGGTCGAAGCTCTCGACGCGTCGGGTGAGCCCCTTCACCAGATCCAGACTGGTGATTCGGCCACGTTACGTGTGTGGCTGCGGCGCGCAGAGGCCGCGAATGTCGACCCGGGTGTCGCGGTCGGCGTCGTACGCAGCGACGGCCTCGTATGCCACTGCGGCTCGACCGATCTCGACGGCGCGACGCCGCGTTCGGTGGGCGGCGACGAATACTATATTTCCCTGCAATTCCAGGAGCTTCCGCTGTTCGGAGGCTCGTATCACTTCAATGTGGCGGCGATCGACAATCGTCGGCCACTGATCATGCTCGATGTGAGGGAGGGGGAGGCGCCGTTCTCGGTGACGAATCCGAAAACGGATTGGGGAGTGAGTCGGTTGCCGCACATCTGGACCCACGAAGGTCTGGACGTCGCGGGGATGGACGAAGGCGGGGGAGACCATGCGTAG